In Vigna angularis cultivar LongXiaoDou No.4 chromosome 8, ASM1680809v1, whole genome shotgun sequence, the DNA window GTGGAGGTGAGCACTCAATATTCAGTCTCAGCAAAAGATCTAGAAACAGTGGATTGTTCCTTAGTCAGCCATGAAACTAATGAGCTGccaataataaaacaatacccAGTGATGGAGTGTCGAGTGTCTACACACATGGGCCAGTCTGCATCACTGAAACCAGAAAATTGGAAGGAAGATGTTCGACTAAAGAAGAGACCCTTCCCAGGACAACTCTTGAGGTATCGAACAACTCGAAAAGCAGCTTGGAAATGGGATTGGTGGAGGCAACCACGAGATATGAGATTGTTGGCACGTTCCCAAGAAGGATAAACGAGATCAGTGGTAGCTGGCACAGGTATGGTTCCGTTCAAGAAATCCATTTTGCTTTTGGAAATTAAAGTCATATTCATATGGAACGTGACCACGAATGGTAATTGCTGCGAGTTAAGGCTAGAATGATAGAGACTGAAGAAGTATTTTCACTAGGGCACTACATATTAAGGGCTGGAAGGATCGATACAAGGATCAGACATTTGTAAGATGTGAGAATTCTTATTGATGGAAGACATTTACGGAGGAATAAGCATAGCTCCAATCGGATTggtgctctgataccataaaaggaaaagaaaaaaagaagcgTAAAAGCTGAAAAAAAGAACACTCAGGAAATGAAAGATTTGTTCCCTACTATTTACTGATCAAGGAGTCAATATAAAcaagatgacaaagaaaaaaactgaaaaatacaGCACATGTCCTGGGGACAAATAACATAATACAGGAGAGACAAGGACAAAATAAGAATGAAACAAAATTCTAGAGTTGTCCAATCAGGTCTGCAAATTATCCgtaatattcttttcttttaacaaagCAACATAAAATATAGATGTTATTAAAACCAAAAATTCAAGGTATCATATCCTTTAAGCAGAATTCTTATGGCAGAAACATAAACTACGAATACTCTTTTCTTCATGGAAGCAGAATGTCTATGAAAAAAGACAAACTATATAAAAGAATTCATATATTACAGAGATTTAATCAAACAATAGTAATATAAATCACTTCAAAATTTAACCCCAACGGAatcaacttcatttttttctaaacaaatgaCGACAGCCTAAGAATTGAAGTTCTGAATCGATATATAACGTATTTTTCATATTAACTAACCTAAGTTACAACAAGAAATTGACTTCTataaaaaagagtaaatttaaaataagtaaaaaaagaaaaaaagcacaAATACCCGCTTGCAGATATATAACTTGGGAGTTCAAAAAATTAAGAAGCTTGCAGAGTTAGTAAGATTTAGCAAAAATAGCCACTTCTTCAGCAGGATTACCGGTCATCAAGCATGTTTTAATCCCTTTTGGCTGTTCAAAAGGATAACACCTAATAGTTGCTCCAGTTTCTTCCTTCACTTTTAACTCGTCCTCATCACTGTGACATTATGTAAAGCTTGATATTAGAGTCGTGAATTAATCAGGTTCCTCTCTATATACATTAGAGTTAGAAGTTATCTTCTCAACgtcaaaacataaatatttaatggcAAAAAGTAGGGGGGAAACAACCTAGCAGACCAAGGGCCCCTTGCCCATTTCCCTTCAGATATTGCAGCTTTAAGATCATTGTATGAGCTTACATCTACGATATTACTGCGAGAAAGAAACTGTGCATGTCAATTTGCCTGCCTACCAGTGAAGCCCGGAACATATTTGCAATTGAATGAGCATAACATGCAGAATAAAAAGTGAAGCTTAAGAACTTAGGGAAAAGTAAGAAGGCATTGTGTTTAATCGCATTTTAATAAAACCTTACTACAGGAAACCCTCATTCCAATTGGTAGCAATAGTTTTTGTCACCACCAAAGCATTAGAGATAGTTCTTAATGAAGTTCTAGACAGGACTTGGTTTGGTCAGTCCAGTAATTCACGGTGCAAATATCTATTTACAGGTCAGATCTGAATTTAGAACGGAACCCTACCAGACTCAAACCACGTATTTGTTATTGAAGTCAATCAATGCACAAAATTTTCTCCACAGAAATTATGCAGGCAAAGTACCAAACTGTTTTGACAGAGCCCAAGATTAAGCAGTTATACTACCATTACTATTCTTATATTCAGGAAACAAATGGCTAATGCGACTAACATTAAAATTACAGTGGCTATTTTGAAGAACTCAAAAGTATGTTAGAAAAGTTATGTATAGGAGTCACAAGCCAAAGTAGAATTGAAGGAAAGAACCTGTCTCGAAATGCAATTGCTCTTTCCAAAAGGGACGACTGTATCTCATCTAACTTGTCTTTAACATAAGCCTCCAAATTCGAAGGTTCCATAGAGATTCCAAACACTTTTCCTTGCTTCCCAGGGATATCTCTCCTCGATATTACCACACTTCCACTAGCCACATCACGAGGACCAATTTCAATTCTAAGAGGAACACCCTGAAAAATGTGAAGAGACGCAgatgatataaataaaatcagaTACTAAAAACAAGATAAGACCCTGCAGCATGTGCTGAAGCAATGCACATTATTTGGTCGTCCCAGAATATCCATTAAAGTTTAAATACCTTCATTTCCCAGAAATTGAATTTCCATCCAGGGGTTCTTTGATCTGAGTCATCAAGTTTAACTTTAATCCCTGATTTTAGAAGTACATCCTTTACAGTCAATGCTGCATTTAGAACTGCAGCTTTTTCTTCATCCTTCTTCCAAATGGGAACAATTACCACCTAAACCATTAATACAAAACATGATTTTGACGAAAATGAAAAactcataatttatttaaattacaatatgAAAGTAAGGGCTTGGAATATTATCCTGCATCTAAACGTAGAGGTTTGGACTTTAGAgcaaatgatatatttttttcattttatgtcACATTTcctatattttataatgttttagaATGAAAGGCTATCATGTAACTTTTTAAGCTCCCtaactatttttataaacattttgtaAGGAAACAAAAAGCCTTTTACACCCTCCCCCTCCAAACTCTTCCATCCAAGCATACCCTTAATGAAATATGTTTGCAGATCAAGGAAATTAGCAATGAGATACTAACATGTGAATCAAAAGCACATGTAttatgtataaataataaataattagcaCTAAAAACACAACCCTTCAACAAATTGCCTGAAAGAGGCAGCTCAGCAAATCAATATGATGAAAGCAGGTTTAGTATCTAGTGTTGCAGGATGTTCCTGTAAGAATATTTACAGCAAACGTAGGAAACTACATTATTCACCAGCTTAGCCTCACCAAGGTGCCAAGTTTTCCAACTTCGAACAGCTAAATTTAGCCAATGGTGCCTAAAGCACAAGGTTTAGACACCAGTAGCATCCAAATGTACCTGTATCGGTGCAATCTTTGGGGGAAGCATTAGGCCTGCATCATCTCCATGGGTCATGATGATGCCTCCAATGAAACGGGTACTAATTGCCCATGAAGTCTGCCAAACATGTTCTCTAACTCCATTTTCATCTGTGAACTGCACAATTACACATTTTGAACAACTGCATCCTCATTGAAAAGACTATatcaatattttgaaaagaaaacaaaaataataagagTTAACCCCATAAAAGAAATgggacaaaaataaataaataaataagtttagagTAAACAAAGTCTAGATACCGGCATGCTGCAAATACTAAAAGATTCAGTTTGATCTTCCCCATATGTATTCGGGTATTTCAGGGCTTGGTATTTAGAAAGAAGATTGAGTTACTAGCTGGGTAAAAGCAACTGATGAAGCACAAAAGGGCACAAATCAATGACCGAGGAAAAAATAGtagaatttagaaatatatcattatattatatttgtaagtGGGATTTATCATAAGAAGTGAATTTATTAGTAGCTTGGTCGTTTAGGactttttttctaaatgttttaatttaaatcagAATGCTTTTAGGATTAATTTTGTTCTAGTTAGGGTTTTGTACTTCCACTCTTCTCACCTTCTTCGTCCCACCATTTCTCCCATATGTATATAACAGATTTCTCAATCTTACATCAGAAACATACTTTTCAGATGAAAACTATTTAACCATACAGCTCCAACTTGAACAAACAAATCACTTTTTTTCTGCAACTGACATTAACAGTAACAAGTAAGATGGCATGGGTTCATACTATAACTTGCAGGAAAGTCTGTTGAAATAAGCAAGAGAAATGAAGTGCAGAATTATGCCTGCTTACTTTGTAATTTTATGAGCTGAAATCAATAACTCTATAAAGTTATGTCAATGACAAATTCATTAGTTTTTGTAGACACCAGGGTAGTAAGTATTTTTCAATATACTATTCGTACCATACATACATTAGGATTTTTCAAATAACAAAAACGACAAAATGGGCTTTATTCATCCCTTAGGCTTAATTACTGTTTCTACCCCTCTTCCTTTAATACACTTTCACGTACTGTATCTCGTGGTCCCTGAGTCTAACACTAAGATTTAATAGTGACACAAATCACTACAACACTCATTTTTGCTCCCAAATTGATATGGTATAATTTGAATCACAGTGAGAATCAAGGACAAAATCGTGCATGGGTTGTGTGACCTGGATAGAAAAACCCAAAATCTGCTTGATTTTTTGTGATATGAGCAGAAAGATGGGCAAAATGGTCATTCTTTTGCCTCCAGCCATGTCCATTTAtcatttttccattttcctAACTTCTAGATTCAGCCATAATCTCTCTTCTCCACCTATACGTCTCACCCACTTATCTGTTTTTCCCTCATGTCTACTTAAACGATAAATGCTAGTGATTTCTTAAATGTTCCCTTCTACTCCTCAACAGAACGTTGCAGCAGTGATGTAGATCTTGGAGAGGAATAGGATGCAATATAAATGTTTTGGAtagaaaatttttgtttttgaggcTGTTTAGAATGTGCAGTGTAGCAGCAAAATCCATAGTTTGCAGTAATAATGCAGTAGCAGCAACAAAACTTATTGTTTGGATGGCTATACAGCAAAATTTGTTTAGTAGCTTATAGCCATTGTTATAGGATTTAGCAACAGCAGTATTTTTTAGGAGGTTGTGTGGCTGAAATTGTGATACAGATACAACCACTCTTTTTGACTAAGTGGTTGttattaattgtatattttcaTGTTTATGTAGTTAAGTATTCAAAAAATAGTCTCTTCGATACATCTTTTGTATCTTGATTCAACTACCATGGTAGACGCAAACCCAAAATAATCCCATATCACAAAAGAAATCCAGATAAAGGAAACACTATGTATTCGGCAATAATTAAAGCAGTACATCAGACCTGTGTCCCAAAGGCACGGGAAAAGTTTTGCCCAAGGTTATGACTGGTTCCTGCTTGTAGTGCTTTCTTGTCACCCATCATAGCCTCAATTGTATAGGTCTTACAAGCACCAGCAAATGTTTCCACTTTAGATTTTCGACCAGTAATAACAGGTATTGCAGCTTGCTCATACGCAAATCTGGTATAGATGTCAATCATCTGTATAGCCTGCAGTTGAACATGATATTACTTAAGATTGTGCAATAATACATTCATTCCAGAAAATATTTTACCATCTTGACATAGATAAGACATGCACCTCATCCTCTGCTTCCTCTGGAGTAGCATGAGCGGTATGCCCTTCTTGCCAAAGAAATTCAAGAGTTCTCACAAATGGTTTAGTGCGCATCTCCCATCTAGTCACGTTTGCCCACTGAAAGCAAGTTGGCAAAGTTGTACGTCATTCAACAATGCATGTTCTTgctcacaaaaataaaataaaataaaaggtcaCAACAGCATTACCTGATTAATCAAGAGAGGAAGATCACGATAGCTATGGATCCATTGAGTAAACATATGATTCACAATGGTTTCACTTGTAGGCCGGACCTGCCACAACCTCAACAAGTGCAAAAATCAAAAGACAAAACCTTAGGGTCACAGCTTTTCAATGAATATTACAGATGATTAATCACTTTAATTTATCTCAAATATTAcaacaaacattaaaaaatttcacacaTGAAAGCAACTGAAAAGCATACATACCACGAGTTTCTCTTCAAGTTCCTTTCCACCCCCAATTGTCACCAGAGCTAATTCAGGACTGAAACCCTCAACGTGACTAGCTTCTTTCTCTATAAAAGAGTATGGGATAAACTGCAGCACAGATTAAAAAAAGGCATCAAACAAATGATAGATACAATAATTTCATGCCCTGGTCATAATCTTTGTACACCACAATATAAAGATCTCACTTTGCTCAACCCTCACTTTTTGACACGACATATAATAATGGCACGCTATAGTGAGAAACATTCAAGCACTTTGCAATCCCTATCTCAATTGTCAAGGTTAGCATAGAAATGCTTGCATAAATTTTGGGCAAATATATCATTAAGGAAGCATTTGGAATAGCTTACAGAGCTTATTTGGACCGATGAAAGTGGCCTAGACATGTTCGGTACGTATGTTTGGAACTTATTTACAGAAGCATTTGGAACTTTTACATTAGTTTTCTCATTTACCTTCTCCAGAAACTGAGGTACgtaagtttatttttaactttaggTAAAAGTTTCAATTCACTTTGCTTCATATCTCGCTTTCTTATAAGTACTAAGAAATATCCTAATAGAgttatattgtttaaatttttataaaacaagaGCTTACTGATAAGAATGAACAATGTGAAACTTAGAGAAATAAGCTAAGAAGAGCTTTCAAGAAAGTCATCATGAGCCACAAACAAAGGTACATAAAAGCTCTTCCAAACACACCCTTTTACATTAGCTCCTTTAAACTCATATCAACAAGTTTCATGCAGTTAAAGCTTATAAACTGATGTGGTAAGTTATTGAATAAGCCGTTAAGTGATCAGTTTACCCAAAGACACCCTAATAACTGTAAATAATCAATTTACTAACTATGGATGTTAACTTTTACCTGGGGAAAATACATGTTACTATGCCCAGTCTCCTTGAACTTCACATTCAAGTATTCCTACACCAACacccaaaaagaaaacaaaaaataagttcaaataacttaaattatgaaaataaaaggtACAAGAGGCGAGAAAATGCAAAGAAACCTGAATGGCTTCCCAAATGGCGTAACCGTAGGGACGAATGACCATGGTGCCGCGAACCGGACCATAATCGGCCAACTCAGCATTGGCAATAACGTCGAGATACCACGCGTTGAAGTCCTGTGATCGTGGCGTGATGACTTGCTCGGGAACTCGGTTCTTCGAGTTGTTGACTCTGTCCTGTGTCTCCGCCGTCGCGCTCTGAGCGGAGAACGAGGCGGCAAGCGGCCTTTTCCGGAGGTGGTGGCGCCGCCGGAGAATCGCGCGGGAACGGCGCGCGATGGCGGCGGAAGAGGTCGGGGATAAGAGGTGGGTGAAAGAGGTTAGCCTGAGAGACAACATCTGTGGCTTTGGAACACTAGTGACTGAAGAGTCTCCAGATCAGATTCGGTTCTTATTAAAAGGTTATTGTAATATTTACAaccttatttcaaaaattattttataaactttatatattaaatacttaTGGTTTTGTGGTAGCTTCTTTGATATTATTTGGTCTCAACCTACGTAATAATTCATTTAGAATATGTCCACAccatcaataaataaataaatagataaatatatatagatatatatatataattaaaaaaaaacagttagattctaatataaaattacattttacaatctattccattttgttttctttctaaGCGGTGAAgcgaaaattttaataaattccacataacaacaataattctatttcatttcattgaatttatttcattttagctacaagtaaatttaaaatatctttttatgaGATAATAACAAAGTAAAAAAGTGGGAGTACTTCtttaaaattgtattatgaTTATATTCTCGTTTCTAAATAAATTCATGTGAGACATAGCGttattacatacaaatttattataaaataaaataaaatttaagaatcaCACTATGATTATTATACTGTGcatataagaaaaaacaaaactactttgaattttatatataagaaaaaagaattctTTTAACATCTCGTGAATCTTcttacatttcaaaataaagatatttaacttttagaagtttttcttttaaagatttAATAGTAACCTTATTTCACTTATTTCTATTAAGTTTTCTTATAGTTTAAACGTAATTATCAAGAATATTTCTTTAAGTATATTAAtctatttaaaaactatttttatttcctcTACTAAACGGGACTCCTTAGATGTtaaaggattagaaattgtagTTAAACTACCATGAGtttaatataattgttataaattttacaaactATTAACAACGAAAGAAACATCCTCCAAAGAAACTAtattggtcaagtaatcaaattTCACTAATACACCACCATCAAgattcttaataataaaatattcattctcAACACAAATATTATCATGAAGATCCACCATTGGCTCACTACAAGCTCCATCACTTGAACTAAGAAGCCCTTAACCTCATTTTGTCCATCAACCACCTTTGGACAATAAAATTGTTGTATTTTTATGTCAACTATTTTCTTCCCAccaaaaataacattaacattCTTCCCACCAAATACTGTAACGTTATACTAAttctataaaaaaagttatcattaattatataaaaaaacgtAAAGGTGGACATTTATATGTTGACATTGGcatttatatgttgatgttggCATTAGTCGTTGGTGTTGTGATAAGAGGAATTTGTGATTCGAGGACTTTATCATATTCCTTAATTGTTGACTAATTAAGCTATAATTCTGAATTAGTAACATCCAACAATAGAACAATCCCaaaatgataacaaaaaaaatgaaaaaaatgaaaacaagtcAAAATAACTAAACAACGACAACAAAGCAAAACCGAAATGAACGATGGGAACCTAAAATACCCACGTCAATGGTGGTTTGATCCTTCAACGGTGCTTCAAAATGGCGGTTGCAGTGGTACGAACGATGGTTGTAGGGACGATGACCGACGGTTGTAGCGACAGTGAACGGTGTCGCACAACCCTCTCTCTCGCACAGTCATTTCTTTCGCAATGaagaatgaaatttttgaatccAAATATGAGAAAGCTCAAACATTAACACTTTTAAAACTCCTAATTCTTCTCTTTtcacatcattttttttctcttttaattttgacAATCTAGACCAATCACAGTGGAatcaaaatgttattaaaattaggagtaaaaaaatcattatcCCATAAATAATGACGGGCAGAAAGTTACATTCAAGTGACACAACATCCAAATACtacctttaactaaattatcaaataaaaataagcatccaaattaatttgaaaaaaaaaatagacaatgTTGTACTTcgctttttcttttatgtaaaacattaatatcattttgaattttctcaTTGGTGTGAACCCATTTTGGTTTGTTAAGTAAGGAAATTAACTTAATTTGGTGTATCTTTTAGTgagtattaaaaatatttacatatatgtTTGGTTTAACCATCACTCAAAAGtcacaaattaatatatttgaaagacAAAAATTCCTTAATCTCGTATAAtgttttaaaggaaaaaaaaatgagcaTGTTTAAGCAAGAAAAATTCTATAAAGTGTGATACACTAGTGCATACTAAATATATTTAGcatagaaaaaaatgaagtgtTTGTAACTTAGgataaataagaatattataTGTCACACGTAGGGATATCATGATTGAAAGTCTTATAATACAAATCATTAATGTGATTATGATAATTACCTATCAAATACTAATGCACAAGTAAATTCTTATGTTGGTtgagttaaatataaattactaatatagtaatatttaaagGTAGATGTTTCGAATGTAAAGTGTTAAAGTTAAGTTAAATTAGtcaaacaattaatatataataaatata includes these proteins:
- the LOC108346082 gene encoding proline--tRNA ligase, chloroplastic/mitochondrial encodes the protein MLSLRLTSFTHLLSPTSSAAIARRSRAILRRRHHLRKRPLAASFSAQSATAETQDRVNNSKNRVPEQVITPRSQDFNAWYLDVIANAELADYGPVRGTMVIRPYGYAIWEAIQEYLNVKFKETGHSNMYFPQFIPYSFIEKEASHVEGFSPELALVTIGGGKELEEKLVVRPTSETIVNHMFTQWIHSYRDLPLLINQWANVTRWEMRTKPFVRTLEFLWQEGHTAHATPEEAEDEAIQMIDIYTRFAYEQAAIPVITGRKSKVETFAGACKTYTIEAMMGDKKALQAGTSHNLGQNFSRAFGTQFTDENGVREHVWQTSWAISTRFIGGIIMTHGDDAGLMLPPKIAPIQVVIVPIWKKDEEKAAVLNAALTVKDVLLKSGIKVKLDDSDQRTPGWKFNFWEMKGVPLRIEIGPRDVASGSVVISRRDIPGKQGKVFGISMEPSNLEAYVKDKLDEIQSSLLERAIAFRDSNIVDVSSYNDLKAAISEGKWARGPWSASDEDELKVKEETGATIRCYPFEQPKGIKTCLMTGNPAEEVAIFAKSY